One Malus sylvestris chromosome 14, drMalSylv7.2, whole genome shotgun sequence DNA segment encodes these proteins:
- the LOC126600918 gene encoding transcription factor MYB62-like gives MSTKTKTLSSSSGEDDGELRRGPWTLEEDSLLIQYIARHGEGRWNLLAKRSGLRRTGKSCRLRWLNYLKPDVKRGNLSPEEQLLILDLHSKMGNRWSKIAQYLPGRTDNEIKNYWRTRVQKQARHLRIDTSSVEFQNMIRCYWMPRLQQKIGGEISTSSAVLNQNHTISQPLEQNTFPHFTATISPPPQILVQEEINMSATMYNLDVEKQNTKAEYCTGPYIFPSEPMDMSKTVQFPECPPFHCGDNNGYDTESFNLQETVSADSAPNFPGNCASDCYVAETNWFDSDLLCSIWNTDEM, from the exons GTAGTAGTTCTGGAGAAGACGATGGCGAGCTTAGGAGAGGGCCATGGACTCTTGAAGAAGACTCTCTTCTTATTCAGTACATAGCTCGTCACGGCGAAGGCCGATGGAACTTGCTAGCCAAACGTTCAG GATTAAGGAGAACTGGCAAAAGTTGCAGATTGAGATGGTTGAATTATCTGAAACCCGACGTTAAGCGAGGAAATCTTAGTCCGGAAGAACAGCTCTTGATTCTTGACCTCCACTCAAAAATGGGAAACAG GTGGTCGAAAATCGCGCAATATTTACCGGGAAGAACAGACAATGAAATCAAGAACTACTGGAGAACACGGGTGCAGAAACAAGCCCGGCATCTCCGAATCGACACGAGCAGCGTAGAGTTTCAAAACATGATAAGGTGCTATTGGATGCCAAGGTTGCAGCAGAAGATAGGAGGAGAAATATCGACTTCTTCAGCTGTGTTAAACCAAAACCATACCATTTCGCAGCCTCTCGAACAGAACACCTTCCCACATTTTACAGCCACAATATCGCCGCCACCACAAATTCTAGTGCAGGAAGAAATTAATATGAGTGCAACAATGTACAATTTAGATGTCGAAAAGCAGAACACAAAGGCAGAGTACTGCACAGGTCCATACATTTTTCCTTCAGAGCCAATGGACATGTCGAAGACTGTGCAGTTTCCGGAATGCCCTCCTTTCCACTGTGGTGACAACAATGGCTATGACACGGAATCCTTCAATCTGCAGGAAACTGTGTCAGCGGACTCAGCACCAAATTTTCCAGGAAATTGTGCCAGCGATTGCTACGTGGCAGAAACCAACTGGTTTGACAGTGATTTGTTATGTAGCATATGGAACACGGACGAAATGTAG